A single region of the Oncorhynchus mykiss isolate Arlee unplaced genomic scaffold, USDA_OmykA_1.1 un_scaffold_190, whole genome shotgun sequence genome encodes:
- the LOC118947710 gene encoding zinc finger protein 883-like, producing MRFSQLVSLKRHERVYTGEKPRHCSQCGKSFKRIDTLKAHERIHTGKKPYRCSKCGKRFGLKAHVRIHTGEKPYHCSQCAKRFTHLRSLKEHMRLHTGEKPYQCAQCAKRFTHLRSLKEHMRLHTGEKPYKCSDCGKTCYTSQSLKHHVRIHTGENNYFS from the coding sequence ATGAGATTTAGCCAGTTAGTTAGCTTGAAAAGACATGAGAGGGTGTACACAGGAGAAAAGCCACGccattgctcccagtgtggaaagagttttaagcGGATAGACACCCTCAAAGctcatgagcgaatacacacagggaAGAAGCCTTACCGCTGCTCCAAGTGTGGAAAGCGTTTTGGCCTGAAAGCTCATGTGCGaatacatacaggggagaagccttaccactgctcccagtgtgcaaAGCGGTTTACCCATTTAAGAAGCCTGAAAGAACACATGAGactgcacacaggggagaagccttaccaatgCGCCCAGTGTGCAAAGCGGTTTACCCATTTAAGAAGCCTGAAAGAACACATGAGactgcacacaggggagaagccttacaaaTGCTCAGACTGTGGGAAGACATGTTACACATCACAGTCACTTAAACATCATGTgcgaatccacacaggagagaataaTTACTTCTCCTAG